From Pungitius pungitius chromosome 9, fPunPun2.1, whole genome shotgun sequence, one genomic window encodes:
- the tmc6b gene encoding transmembrane channel-like protein 6b isoform X2: protein MAQRVVLDLNHPLIEFGLESPVDEEGVHDSFSQLIAEQNDHDAVELQQLQRQLREEDPYDVSSLSSPGRDFRERRQGQRNVEREEDVRQGDPLLGERWSSDTMRVLSSMPSRTIGRSRGAIISQYYNRTMQLRRRRQSRPAIRDFPHSARPSIRGYGLEADTTDAEVSKRDRLVNNLQNLSVSDRIRMLRAMPLNLTEKQNLRELTLQRGKSQNSASQIPCCSQLKYYIIIGARHSWYSWLSFLHSLQLWQVPLKTVSGRFGTGVLSYFLFLKTLLLFNVFLFLVTGAFLVLPQAVHPPALHAERRSFTGLELLTGAGYFSDTVMYYGYYSNYTLSSPCRDDDGEQSISSSNGTSPDCKSKRLLYNMPFAYFSTIGVSFFITCIILVYSMSKSFGQSFRIDNSHSILAMKVFCSWDFKVIKKSSVKLMSENICTQLKELLAEVNHKHVKNTGCQKLWRMMVHGLAWTICLASTIACVLAIYYFSDHMHQNLQHTSRNAMQDPLLHEASLLALPVVVSLINRLLPGLFNLAAWMEDYDSPSVRTYVAIGRNLMLKVSVLGVLCYHWLGRVAADPEIIGLKCWESFVGQELYRFLLMEFIFTLLETLFGEFLWRLFSEKVLKRRRKPVFDIARNVLELIYGQTLAWLGVLFTPVLPAVQICKLLLLFYIKMSSVMMNCQAPRNPYRVSQMTTVFITLLCFPSFLGSSVCVTFTMWRLNRKRFGSLTPSSSCGPFRGLKTMIQAGKRWVEALEKDNPNLSVLARAHSYLVENPFFLFVGAGIFLQVVDGQRKIIALLQEQIENEGEDKKFLITRLQSIHEKKKTPARRLTSQESRS from the exons ATGGCTCAGCGCGTTGTCCTTGACCTCAACCACCCCCTCATTGAATTTGGACTGGA GAGCCCCGTGGACGAGGAAGGCGTCCACGACTCGTTCAGCCAGCTGATCGCAGAGCAGAATGACCATGACGCCGTGGAGctacagcagctgcagagaCAACTGCGCGAGGAGGACCCAT ACGATGTGTCCTCCTTGTCCAGCCCTGGACGTGACTTCAGGGAAAGGAGGCAGGGACAAAGGAACgtggaaagggaggaggatgtAAGACAGGGAGACCCCCTCCTTGGCGAACGTTGGTCCTCGGACACCATGAGGGTCCTGTCCTCCATGCCCAGTCGCACCATCG GTCGCAGCAGGGGAGCCATCATCTCTCAGTACTACAACAGGACCATGCAGCTCCGGAGACGCAGGCAGAGCAGACCCGCCATCCGGGACTTCCCCCACTCTGCCAGGCCAAGCATACGAGGCTACGGCTTGGAGGCCGACACTACGGACGCAGAGG tgagtAAGCGGGATCGTTTGGTGAACAACCTTCAGAACCTGTCGGTGAGCGACCGAATCCGGATGCTCAGAGCGATGCCTCTCAATTTAACTGAGAAGCAGAATCTCAG GGAGTTAACTTTGCAAAGGGGGAAAAGCCAGAATTCTGCCAGTCAAATCCCCTGTTGCAGTCAACTCAAATATTACATCATCATC ggtgcCAGACACAGCTGGTACAGCTGGCTGTCCTTCCTGCACTCCCTTCAGCTGTGGCAGGTGCCGCTGAAGACAGTGAGCGGGCGCTTCGGCACCGGTGTCCTCTCGTACTTCCTGTTCCTCAAGACCCTACTCCTCTTCaacgtcttcctcttcctggtgACAGGGGCCTTCTTGGTGCTGCCTCAGGCTGTGCACCCTCCCGCGCTGCACGCGGAGAGACGCTCCTTCACCGGACTGGAGCTCCTCACCGGAGCG GGCTACTTCTCGGACACAGTGATGTACTACGGGTACTACAGTAACTACACCCTGAGTAGCCCCTGTAGGGATGATGATGGAGAGCAGAGCATTTCTTCGTCCAATGGAACCAGCCCGGACTGCAAGTCCAAGCGCCTCCTGTACAACATGCCGTTCGCATACTTCTCCACCATCGGAGTCTCTTTCTTCATCACGTGTATTATCCTTGTGTACAG CATGTCAAAGTCGTTTGGTCAAAGCTTCAGAATCGACAACTCCCACAGTATTTTGGCCATGAAGGTCTTCTGCTCCTGGGACTTCAAGGTCATTAAGAAATCGTCTGTCAAACTCATGTCTGAGAATATCTGCACGCAGCTCAAG GAGCTGCTAGCAGAGGTGAATCACAAGCATGTCAAGAACACTGGGTGCCAGAAGCTGTGGAGAATGATGGTTCATGGCCTGGCATGGACTATCTGCCTAGCAAGCACCATCGCCTGTGTGCTTGCTATTTACTACTTCTCTGACCACATGCATCAG AACCTCCAGCATACTTCTCGTAATGCCATGCAGGACCCCTTGTTGCATGAGGCCAGCCTGCTGGCGCTCCCTGTGGTGGTCTCCCTCATCAACCGGCTGCTGCCTGGCCTGTTCAACCTCGCAGCCTGGATGGAGGACTATGACTCACCTTCAGTGCGCACATATGTCGCCATTGGCAG aaaccTGATGTTAAAAGTAAGCGTGCTGGGAGTCCTGTGCTACCACTGGTTGGGTCGTGTGGCTGCTGACCCTGAGATCATTGGGCTGAAG TGCTGGGAGAGTTTTGTGGGCCAGGAGCTTTATCGTTTCCTACTTATGGAGTTCATCTTCACTCTACTGGAGACCTTGTTTGGGGAGTTTCTTTGGAG GTTGTTTTCGGAGAAGgtgctgaagaggaggaggaagccagTGTTTGATATCGCCAGGAACGTCCTTGAGCTCATCTATGGACAGACGTTGGCCTG GTTGGGCGTCCTCTTCACTCCTGTCCTTCCTGCAGTGCAGATTTGCAAACTCCTGCTACTGTTCTACATTAAAATG AGCAGCGTGATGATGAACTGTCAGGCCCCCAGGAATCCGTACCGGGTCAGCCAGATGACAACCGTCTTCATCACTCTCCTCTGCTTCCCCTCCTTCCTCGGCTCctctgtttgtgtcacattCACCATgtggag GTTAAACAGGAAAAGGTTTGGCAG CCTCACGCCCTCCTCATCGTGTGGTCCATTCCGCGGCCTCAAAACTATGATCCAGGCGGGGAAGCGATGGGTGGAAGCACTAGAAAAAGACAATCCCAACCTGTCCGTGCTGGCCAGGGCTCACTCGTACCTGGTGGAAAACCctttcttcctgtttgtggGAGCAGGCATCTTCCT TCAGGTGGTGGACGGTCAAAGGAAGATTATCGCATTGCTACAGGAACAGATAGAAAAC GAGGGAGAGGATAAGAAGTTTCTGATCACTCGCCTCCAGTCTATccacgaaaagaaaaaaactcctgCTCGAAGACTCACCAGTCAG GAATCCCGATCATGA
- the tmc6b gene encoding transmembrane channel-like protein 6b isoform X1, giving the protein MAQRVVLDLNHPLIEFGLESPVDEEGVHDSFSQLIAEQNDHDAVELQQLQRQLREEDPYDVSSLSSPGRDFRERRQGQRNVEREEDVRQGDPLLGERWSSDTMRVLSSMPSRTIGRSRGAIISQYYNRTMQLRRRRQSRPAIRDFPHSARPSIRGYGLEADTTDAEVSKRDRLVNNLQNLSVSDRIRMLRAMPLNLTEKQNLRELTLQRGKSQNSASQIPCCSQLKYYIIIGARHSWYSWLSFLHSLQLWQVPLKTVSGRFGTGVLSYFLFLKTLLLFNVFLFLVTGAFLVLPQAVHPPALHAERRSFTGLELLTGAGYFSDTVMYYGYYSNYTLSSPCRDDDGEQSISSSNGTSPDCKSKRLLYNMPFAYFSTIGVSFFITCIILVYSMSKSFGQSFRIDNSHSILAMKVFCSWDFKVIKKSSVKLMSENICTQLKELLAEVNHKHVKNTGCQKLWRMMVHGLAWTICLASTIACVLAIYYFSDHMHQNLQHTSRNAMQDPLLHEASLLALPVVVSLINRLLPGLFNLAAWMEDYDSPSVRTYVAIGRNLMLKVSVLGVLCYHWLGRVAADPEIIGLKCWESFVGQELYRFLLMEFIFTLLETLFGEFLWRLFSEKVLKRRRKPVFDIARNVLELIYGQTLAWLGVLFTPVLPAVQICKLLLLFYIKMSSVMMNCQAPRNPYRVSQMTTVFITLLCFPSFLGSSVCVTFTMWRLNRKRFGSLTPSSSCGPFRGLKTMIQAGKRWVEALEKDNPNLSVLARAHSYLVENPFFLFVGAGIFLVIIYFHSQVVDGQRKIIALLQEQIENEGEDKKFLITRLQSIHEKKKTPARRLTSQESRS; this is encoded by the exons ATGGCTCAGCGCGTTGTCCTTGACCTCAACCACCCCCTCATTGAATTTGGACTGGA GAGCCCCGTGGACGAGGAAGGCGTCCACGACTCGTTCAGCCAGCTGATCGCAGAGCAGAATGACCATGACGCCGTGGAGctacagcagctgcagagaCAACTGCGCGAGGAGGACCCAT ACGATGTGTCCTCCTTGTCCAGCCCTGGACGTGACTTCAGGGAAAGGAGGCAGGGACAAAGGAACgtggaaagggaggaggatgtAAGACAGGGAGACCCCCTCCTTGGCGAACGTTGGTCCTCGGACACCATGAGGGTCCTGTCCTCCATGCCCAGTCGCACCATCG GTCGCAGCAGGGGAGCCATCATCTCTCAGTACTACAACAGGACCATGCAGCTCCGGAGACGCAGGCAGAGCAGACCCGCCATCCGGGACTTCCCCCACTCTGCCAGGCCAAGCATACGAGGCTACGGCTTGGAGGCCGACACTACGGACGCAGAGG tgagtAAGCGGGATCGTTTGGTGAACAACCTTCAGAACCTGTCGGTGAGCGACCGAATCCGGATGCTCAGAGCGATGCCTCTCAATTTAACTGAGAAGCAGAATCTCAG GGAGTTAACTTTGCAAAGGGGGAAAAGCCAGAATTCTGCCAGTCAAATCCCCTGTTGCAGTCAACTCAAATATTACATCATCATC ggtgcCAGACACAGCTGGTACAGCTGGCTGTCCTTCCTGCACTCCCTTCAGCTGTGGCAGGTGCCGCTGAAGACAGTGAGCGGGCGCTTCGGCACCGGTGTCCTCTCGTACTTCCTGTTCCTCAAGACCCTACTCCTCTTCaacgtcttcctcttcctggtgACAGGGGCCTTCTTGGTGCTGCCTCAGGCTGTGCACCCTCCCGCGCTGCACGCGGAGAGACGCTCCTTCACCGGACTGGAGCTCCTCACCGGAGCG GGCTACTTCTCGGACACAGTGATGTACTACGGGTACTACAGTAACTACACCCTGAGTAGCCCCTGTAGGGATGATGATGGAGAGCAGAGCATTTCTTCGTCCAATGGAACCAGCCCGGACTGCAAGTCCAAGCGCCTCCTGTACAACATGCCGTTCGCATACTTCTCCACCATCGGAGTCTCTTTCTTCATCACGTGTATTATCCTTGTGTACAG CATGTCAAAGTCGTTTGGTCAAAGCTTCAGAATCGACAACTCCCACAGTATTTTGGCCATGAAGGTCTTCTGCTCCTGGGACTTCAAGGTCATTAAGAAATCGTCTGTCAAACTCATGTCTGAGAATATCTGCACGCAGCTCAAG GAGCTGCTAGCAGAGGTGAATCACAAGCATGTCAAGAACACTGGGTGCCAGAAGCTGTGGAGAATGATGGTTCATGGCCTGGCATGGACTATCTGCCTAGCAAGCACCATCGCCTGTGTGCTTGCTATTTACTACTTCTCTGACCACATGCATCAG AACCTCCAGCATACTTCTCGTAATGCCATGCAGGACCCCTTGTTGCATGAGGCCAGCCTGCTGGCGCTCCCTGTGGTGGTCTCCCTCATCAACCGGCTGCTGCCTGGCCTGTTCAACCTCGCAGCCTGGATGGAGGACTATGACTCACCTTCAGTGCGCACATATGTCGCCATTGGCAG aaaccTGATGTTAAAAGTAAGCGTGCTGGGAGTCCTGTGCTACCACTGGTTGGGTCGTGTGGCTGCTGACCCTGAGATCATTGGGCTGAAG TGCTGGGAGAGTTTTGTGGGCCAGGAGCTTTATCGTTTCCTACTTATGGAGTTCATCTTCACTCTACTGGAGACCTTGTTTGGGGAGTTTCTTTGGAG GTTGTTTTCGGAGAAGgtgctgaagaggaggaggaagccagTGTTTGATATCGCCAGGAACGTCCTTGAGCTCATCTATGGACAGACGTTGGCCTG GTTGGGCGTCCTCTTCACTCCTGTCCTTCCTGCAGTGCAGATTTGCAAACTCCTGCTACTGTTCTACATTAAAATG AGCAGCGTGATGATGAACTGTCAGGCCCCCAGGAATCCGTACCGGGTCAGCCAGATGACAACCGTCTTCATCACTCTCCTCTGCTTCCCCTCCTTCCTCGGCTCctctgtttgtgtcacattCACCATgtggag GTTAAACAGGAAAAGGTTTGGCAG CCTCACGCCCTCCTCATCGTGTGGTCCATTCCGCGGCCTCAAAACTATGATCCAGGCGGGGAAGCGATGGGTGGAAGCACTAGAAAAAGACAATCCCAACCTGTCCGTGCTGGCCAGGGCTCACTCGTACCTGGTGGAAAACCctttcttcctgtttgtggGAGCAGGCATCTTCCT AGTTATCATCTACTTCCACAGTCAGGTGGTGGACGGTCAAAGGAAGATTATCGCATTGCTACAGGAACAGATAGAAAAC GAGGGAGAGGATAAGAAGTTTCTGATCACTCGCCTCCAGTCTATccacgaaaagaaaaaaactcctgCTCGAAGACTCACCAGTCAG GAATCCCGATCATGA
- the tmc6b gene encoding transmembrane channel-like protein 6b isoform X3 gives MAQRVVLDLNHPLIEFGLESPVDEEGVHDSFSQLIAEQNDHDAVELQQLQRQLREEDPYDVSSLSSPGRDFRERRQGQRNVEREEDVRQGDPLLGERWSSDTMRVLSSMPSRTIGRSRGAIISQYYNRTMQLRRRRQSRPAIRDFPHSARPSIRGYGLEADTTDAEVSKRDRLVNNLQNLSVSDRIRMLRAMPLNLTEKQNLRELTLQRGKSQNSASQIPCCSQLKYYIIIGARHSWYSWLSFLHSLQLWQVPLKTVSGRFGTGVLSYFLFLKTLLLFNVFLFLVTGAFLVLPQAVHPPALHAERRSFTGLELLTGAGYFSDTVMYYGYYSNYTLSSPCRDDDGEQSISSSNGTSPDCKSKRLLYNMPFAYFSTIGVSFFITCIILVYSMSKSFGQSFRIDNSHSILAMKVFCSWDFKVIKKSSVKLMSENICTQLKELLAEVNHKHVKNTGCQKLWRMMVHGLAWTICLASTIACVLAIYYFSDHMHQNLQHTSRNAMQDPLLHEASLLALPVVVSLINRLLPGLFNLAAWMEDYDSPSVRTYVAIGRNLMLKVSVLGVLCYHWLGRVAADPEIIGLKCWESFVGQELYRFLLMEFIFTLLETLFGEFLWRLFSEKVLKRRRKPVFDIARNVLELIYGQTLAWLGVLFTPVLPAVQICKLLLLFYIKMSSVMMNCQAPRNPYRVSQMTTVFITLLCFPSFLGSSVCVTFTMWSLTPSSSCGPFRGLKTMIQAGKRWVEALEKDNPNLSVLARAHSYLVENPFFLFVGAGIFLVIIYFHSQVVDGQRKIIALLQEQIENEGEDKKFLITRLQSIHEKKKTPARRLTSQESRS, from the exons ATGGCTCAGCGCGTTGTCCTTGACCTCAACCACCCCCTCATTGAATTTGGACTGGA GAGCCCCGTGGACGAGGAAGGCGTCCACGACTCGTTCAGCCAGCTGATCGCAGAGCAGAATGACCATGACGCCGTGGAGctacagcagctgcagagaCAACTGCGCGAGGAGGACCCAT ACGATGTGTCCTCCTTGTCCAGCCCTGGACGTGACTTCAGGGAAAGGAGGCAGGGACAAAGGAACgtggaaagggaggaggatgtAAGACAGGGAGACCCCCTCCTTGGCGAACGTTGGTCCTCGGACACCATGAGGGTCCTGTCCTCCATGCCCAGTCGCACCATCG GTCGCAGCAGGGGAGCCATCATCTCTCAGTACTACAACAGGACCATGCAGCTCCGGAGACGCAGGCAGAGCAGACCCGCCATCCGGGACTTCCCCCACTCTGCCAGGCCAAGCATACGAGGCTACGGCTTGGAGGCCGACACTACGGACGCAGAGG tgagtAAGCGGGATCGTTTGGTGAACAACCTTCAGAACCTGTCGGTGAGCGACCGAATCCGGATGCTCAGAGCGATGCCTCTCAATTTAACTGAGAAGCAGAATCTCAG GGAGTTAACTTTGCAAAGGGGGAAAAGCCAGAATTCTGCCAGTCAAATCCCCTGTTGCAGTCAACTCAAATATTACATCATCATC ggtgcCAGACACAGCTGGTACAGCTGGCTGTCCTTCCTGCACTCCCTTCAGCTGTGGCAGGTGCCGCTGAAGACAGTGAGCGGGCGCTTCGGCACCGGTGTCCTCTCGTACTTCCTGTTCCTCAAGACCCTACTCCTCTTCaacgtcttcctcttcctggtgACAGGGGCCTTCTTGGTGCTGCCTCAGGCTGTGCACCCTCCCGCGCTGCACGCGGAGAGACGCTCCTTCACCGGACTGGAGCTCCTCACCGGAGCG GGCTACTTCTCGGACACAGTGATGTACTACGGGTACTACAGTAACTACACCCTGAGTAGCCCCTGTAGGGATGATGATGGAGAGCAGAGCATTTCTTCGTCCAATGGAACCAGCCCGGACTGCAAGTCCAAGCGCCTCCTGTACAACATGCCGTTCGCATACTTCTCCACCATCGGAGTCTCTTTCTTCATCACGTGTATTATCCTTGTGTACAG CATGTCAAAGTCGTTTGGTCAAAGCTTCAGAATCGACAACTCCCACAGTATTTTGGCCATGAAGGTCTTCTGCTCCTGGGACTTCAAGGTCATTAAGAAATCGTCTGTCAAACTCATGTCTGAGAATATCTGCACGCAGCTCAAG GAGCTGCTAGCAGAGGTGAATCACAAGCATGTCAAGAACACTGGGTGCCAGAAGCTGTGGAGAATGATGGTTCATGGCCTGGCATGGACTATCTGCCTAGCAAGCACCATCGCCTGTGTGCTTGCTATTTACTACTTCTCTGACCACATGCATCAG AACCTCCAGCATACTTCTCGTAATGCCATGCAGGACCCCTTGTTGCATGAGGCCAGCCTGCTGGCGCTCCCTGTGGTGGTCTCCCTCATCAACCGGCTGCTGCCTGGCCTGTTCAACCTCGCAGCCTGGATGGAGGACTATGACTCACCTTCAGTGCGCACATATGTCGCCATTGGCAG aaaccTGATGTTAAAAGTAAGCGTGCTGGGAGTCCTGTGCTACCACTGGTTGGGTCGTGTGGCTGCTGACCCTGAGATCATTGGGCTGAAG TGCTGGGAGAGTTTTGTGGGCCAGGAGCTTTATCGTTTCCTACTTATGGAGTTCATCTTCACTCTACTGGAGACCTTGTTTGGGGAGTTTCTTTGGAG GTTGTTTTCGGAGAAGgtgctgaagaggaggaggaagccagTGTTTGATATCGCCAGGAACGTCCTTGAGCTCATCTATGGACAGACGTTGGCCTG GTTGGGCGTCCTCTTCACTCCTGTCCTTCCTGCAGTGCAGATTTGCAAACTCCTGCTACTGTTCTACATTAAAATG AGCAGCGTGATGATGAACTGTCAGGCCCCCAGGAATCCGTACCGGGTCAGCCAGATGACAACCGTCTTCATCACTCTCCTCTGCTTCCCCTCCTTCCTCGGCTCctctgtttgtgtcacattCACCATgtggag CCTCACGCCCTCCTCATCGTGTGGTCCATTCCGCGGCCTCAAAACTATGATCCAGGCGGGGAAGCGATGGGTGGAAGCACTAGAAAAAGACAATCCCAACCTGTCCGTGCTGGCCAGGGCTCACTCGTACCTGGTGGAAAACCctttcttcctgtttgtggGAGCAGGCATCTTCCT AGTTATCATCTACTTCCACAGTCAGGTGGTGGACGGTCAAAGGAAGATTATCGCATTGCTACAGGAACAGATAGAAAAC GAGGGAGAGGATAAGAAGTTTCTGATCACTCGCCTCCAGTCTATccacgaaaagaaaaaaactcctgCTCGAAGACTCACCAGTCAG GAATCCCGATCATGA